One Polaribacter sp. KT25b DNA segment encodes these proteins:
- a CDS encoding NADP-dependent isocitrate dehydrogenase: MSKIAKIIYTKTDEAPALATRSFLPIVKAFTKSSNIEIEVKDISLASRILANFSNYLTDDQKVEDALAVLGELTNQPDANIIKLPNISASVPQLKDAIEELQALGYAIPNYPEEVITDEDKAVSALYNKVKGSAVNPVLREGNSDRRAPKAVKNFARKNPHSMGKWSKDSKTHVATMTEGDFAHNEKSVTLKKGTTIKIVHTSTTNKVTVLKDKLALLDGEIIDATIMSKKALLEFLEEQIEDALDKNVLFSLHMKATMMKVSDPIIFGHVVRVYFKDLFEKYGKTFKKIGVDVNNGFGNLLGKLNELPKNTRDEIRQDIRFALDHSAELAMVNSDRGVTNLHVPSDVIVDASMPAMIRTSGQMYNAEGKLQDTKAVIPDSAYAGIYSATIDFCKKHGAFDPTTMGTVPNVGLMAQKAEEYGSHDKTFEIPSDGKVQVIDAAGKVLMEHTVEAGDIWRMCQTKDLPIQDWIKLAVTRARASNTPAVFWLDKNRAHDAEIIKKVNKYLPNHDTTGLDIRILSPIKATEFTLERIIKGEDTISVSGNVLRDYLTDLFPILEVGTSAKMLSIVPLMSGGGLFETGAGGSAPKHVQQFLEENHLRWDSLGEFFALAVSLEHLGTTTNNSKALVLAETLDDATDKFLENDKSPSRKVGEIDNRGSHFYLALYWAEALANQDKNAELKAEFTSIAETLTKNELKIISELNSIQGNSVDIGGYYLPNEDLTDAAMRPNSTLNSILK, translated from the coding sequence ATGAGCAAAATAGCCAAAATTATATATACAAAGACAGATGAAGCACCAGCATTAGCTACACGTTCATTTTTACCTATTGTAAAAGCTTTTACAAAATCTTCTAATATAGAAATTGAAGTTAAAGATATTTCTTTAGCATCTAGAATATTAGCAAATTTTTCTAATTATTTAACTGATGATCAAAAAGTTGAAGATGCTTTAGCTGTTTTAGGTGAATTAACAAATCAGCCAGATGCTAATATTATAAAATTACCAAATATTAGTGCTTCTGTACCGCAACTAAAAGATGCTATTGAAGAATTACAAGCTTTGGGTTATGCTATACCAAATTATCCTGAAGAAGTAATAACAGATGAAGACAAAGCTGTTTCTGCTTTGTATAATAAAGTAAAAGGATCTGCAGTAAACCCAGTTTTACGTGAAGGAAATTCTGACAGAAGAGCTCCAAAAGCGGTAAAAAACTTTGCTCGTAAAAACCCACATTCTATGGGTAAATGGTCTAAAGATTCTAAAACTCATGTTGCAACAATGACCGAAGGTGATTTTGCACATAATGAAAAATCTGTTACCTTAAAAAAAGGAACTACAATAAAAATAGTTCATACAAGTACTACAAATAAAGTTACCGTTTTAAAAGATAAATTAGCTTTGTTAGATGGTGAGATTATTGACGCAACAATAATGAGTAAAAAAGCTTTACTTGAGTTTTTAGAAGAGCAAATTGAAGATGCTTTAGATAAAAACGTATTGTTTTCATTACACATGAAAGCAACAATGATGAAAGTAAGTGACCCAATAATTTTTGGTCATGTTGTTCGTGTTTATTTTAAAGATTTATTTGAAAAATACGGTAAAACATTTAAGAAAATCGGCGTTGATGTTAATAATGGTTTTGGAAACCTTCTTGGTAAATTAAACGAATTACCAAAAAATACACGTGATGAAATTAGGCAAGACATTCGTTTTGCGCTTGATCATAGTGCAGAATTAGCAATGGTTAATAGCGACAGAGGTGTTACCAATTTACACGTACCAAGTGATGTTATTGTTGATGCTTCTATGCCAGCAATGATTAGAACTTCTGGACAAATGTATAATGCAGAAGGAAAATTACAAGACACAAAAGCTGTAATTCCAGATAGTGCTTATGCAGGTATTTATTCAGCAACAATTGATTTCTGTAAAAAACATGGTGCTTTTGATCCTACAACAATGGGAACTGTACCTAATGTTGGTTTAATGGCTCAAAAAGCAGAAGAATATGGTTCTCATGATAAAACTTTTGAAATTCCATCTGATGGAAAAGTTCAAGTTATAGACGCCGCTGGAAAAGTTTTAATGGAACATACAGTTGAAGCTGGAGATATTTGGAGAATGTGCCAAACGAAAGATTTACCAATTCAAGATTGGATTAAATTAGCAGTAACTAGAGCAAGAGCATCAAATACACCAGCTGTTTTTTGGTTGGATAAAAATAGAGCACACGATGCAGAAATTATTAAAAAAGTAAATAAATATTTACCAAACCATGACACTACTGGTTTAGATATCAGAATTTTATCACCAATAAAAGCTACTGAATTTACTTTAGAAAGAATTATAAAAGGAGAAGACACTATTTCTGTTTCTGGAAATGTTTTACGTGATTATTTAACAGATTTATTTCCAATATTAGAAGTTGGTACATCTGCAAAAATGTTATCCATTGTTCCTTTAATGAGTGGTGGTGGTTTATTTGAAACTGGCGCTGGAGGTTCTGCTCCAAAACATGTGCAACAATTTTTAGAAGAGAATCATTTACGTTGGGATTCTTTAGGAGAATTTTTTGCATTAGCAGTTTCATTAGAACATTTAGGTACAACTACTAATAATTCTAAAGCATTGGTTTTAGCTGAAACTTTAGATGATGCTACTGATAAATTTTTAGAAAATGACAAATCACCTTCAAGAAAAGTTGGTGAAATAGACAATAGAGGTTCTCATTTTTATTTAGCTTTATATTGGGCAGAAGCTTTAGCTAATCAAGATAAAAACGCAGAATTAAAAGCTGAGTTTACATCTATTGCAGAAACTCTAACTAAAAATGAACTTAAAATTATTTCAGAATTAAATTCTATTCAAGGAAACTCTGTAGACATAGGTGGTTATTATCTTCCAAATGAAGACTTAACAGATGCTGCTATGAGACCAAATTCTACTTTAAATAGTATTTTAAAATAG
- a CDS encoding efflux RND transporter periplasmic adaptor subunit gives MNKKKFAIISIIIIVGTYLIYNYFSSSSDADAYLTAKVTKGTFVNEVYISGEAQSTSSKQINGPSNAQRFGLYNIKIQDLVPEGTVVKKGDYIGKLDMSELNGKILDAQLNLEKAESKYTQQQLDTTLTLKQERNSIKDLLFDIEENKLEFKQSQFEAPGVIRQLEIKIEKYERDLKEKKEDYSIKKNQANAKMIEVGTEVSKIRKKISDLMDLQKKFTIFSEDDGMVTYVKEWNGTKKKVGSTISPWEPAIASLPDLNKMESKTYSNEVDIRKIKKGLITKIGFDAFPDIEIEGVVTEVANVGETRAGSDIKLFQVLIKLNETNENIRPGMTTANKILTKKIEDVLMIPLEAIFAKDSISYTYVKTGLSIEKKQVELGLSNNEVIIINKGLNVDDIVYLNKPEDLENKSITPLQK, from the coding sequence ATGAATAAGAAAAAATTTGCTATAATTTCCATCATAATCATTGTAGGAACTTACTTAATTTATAATTATTTTTCCTCTTCTTCTGATGCTGATGCGTACTTAACAGCCAAAGTTACAAAAGGCACATTTGTAAACGAAGTATATATTTCTGGTGAAGCCCAATCTACAAGTTCAAAACAAATTAATGGACCAAGTAATGCTCAAAGATTTGGTTTATACAACATCAAAATTCAAGATTTAGTACCAGAAGGTACCGTTGTTAAAAAGGGTGACTATATAGGAAAACTAGATATGTCAGAACTTAATGGTAAAATTCTTGATGCACAATTAAATTTAGAAAAAGCAGAATCTAAATACACTCAACAACAATTAGATACAACACTTACTTTAAAACAAGAACGTAATTCTATTAAAGATCTATTATTTGATATTGAAGAAAACAAATTAGAATTTAAACAATCTCAATTTGAAGCTCCAGGAGTAATCAGACAACTAGAAATTAAAATAGAAAAATATGAACGCGATTTAAAAGAAAAAAAAGAAGACTACTCAATTAAAAAAAATCAGGCAAATGCTAAAATGATTGAAGTAGGTACAGAAGTTTCTAAGATCAGAAAAAAGATATCAGACTTAATGGATTTGCAAAAAAAATTCACAATCTTTTCTGAAGACGATGGTATGGTTACTTATGTTAAAGAATGGAATGGAACTAAGAAAAAAGTTGGTTCTACAATATCGCCTTGGGAACCTGCAATTGCTAGTTTACCAGATTTAAACAAAATGGAATCTAAAACATATAGTAACGAAGTTGATATTAGAAAAATAAAAAAAGGACTTATAACTAAAATTGGTTTTGATGCTTTTCCTGATATAGAAATAGAAGGTGTTGTTACAGAAGTTGCTAATGTTGGCGAAACTAGAGCTGGTTCTGATATTAAATTGTTTCAAGTATTAATTAAACTTAACGAAACAAATGAAAATATTAGACCAGGAATGACAACTGCTAATAAAATTCTTACAAAAAAAATAGAAGATGTTTTAATGATACCTTTAGAAGCCATTTTTGCTAAAGATTCCATAAGTTACACTTATGTAAAAACAGGATTATCTATCGAAAAAAAACAAGTGGAATTAGGTTTATCTAATAATGAAGTTATAATTATAAATAAAGGTTTAAACGTAGATGATATTGTTTACCTAAACAAACCAGAAGATTTAGAAAATAAAAGTATAACACCTTTGCAAAAATGA
- a CDS encoding TolC family protein: MKKLLIPFCLFLSFTIFSQRQITLEEAITIAQKNSPDYKTLLNQNEASYWRFVNYKASFLPQLRLDATLPQYSNAVNRMTNDNGQDIFVRSNQSRIDGSLSLNQNIPLTGGTISFSTQVERVSVFGDNASTGYAVVPFSINYRQNSLFYNQYKWNKKIEPLIYEEAKRDFIENMEQISYNTSLKYFALLKAQVQTLIAKSNLSNQDTLFQISKGRFKMGKIAENDLLQIELSVLNSKNDVTTNEINFKRTSQNLSRYLSLDTESILLNIPEELSTFTVTVEKALEEAKENRKAVIEFRRKRLEAEQDVAEVKGSNRLQLSLNANFGISQQGAVFNDLFQDYNQQQNVSLSLGIPILDWGVSKSKRKLVEANKDLVNTNIEQDEQEFEQEIYLHVLNWQNQRNFLETAKKAQEIAVRRYEITKKRFVLGKITITDLNIALQEKDSSVLQYLNSLEKFWIDYFTLRRLTLYDFIKNKKIEVEDIVYN, translated from the coding sequence ATGAAAAAGTTACTAATACCATTTTGTTTATTTCTATCATTTACAATTTTTAGTCAAAGACAAATAACACTAGAAGAAGCAATTACAATTGCACAAAAAAATTCTCCTGATTACAAAACACTTCTTAATCAAAATGAAGCTAGTTATTGGAGATTTGTAAATTACAAAGCTAGTTTTTTACCCCAATTACGTTTAGATGCTACTTTACCTCAATATTCAAACGCGGTAAATAGAATGACAAATGATAATGGACAAGATATTTTTGTTAGATCTAATCAATCTAGAATTGATGGTAGTTTATCTTTAAATCAGAATATTCCATTAACTGGTGGTACTATTTCTTTTAGCACGCAAGTAGAAAGAGTTAGTGTTTTTGGCGATAATGCTTCAACGGGTTATGCTGTTGTACCTTTTTCTATAAATTATAGACAAAATTCTCTTTTCTATAATCAGTATAAATGGAATAAAAAAATAGAGCCTTTAATATATGAAGAAGCGAAAAGAGATTTTATTGAAAATATGGAACAAATTTCATACAACACTTCTTTAAAATATTTTGCATTATTAAAAGCGCAAGTTCAAACTTTAATTGCAAAATCTAATTTATCTAATCAAGATACTTTATTTCAAATTTCTAAAGGGAGATTTAAAATGGGAAAAATAGCAGAAAATGATTTACTTCAAATAGAACTTTCTGTATTAAACTCTAAAAATGATGTAACAACAAATGAAATAAATTTTAAAAGAACGTCTCAAAATTTATCTAGATATTTATCATTAGATACAGAAAGTATTTTATTAAATATTCCAGAAGAATTATCAACCTTTACTGTTACAGTAGAAAAAGCGTTAGAAGAAGCAAAAGAAAACAGAAAAGCTGTTATAGAATTTAGAAGAAAACGCTTAGAAGCAGAACAAGATGTTGCAGAAGTAAAAGGCAGCAATAGGTTACAATTAAGTTTAAATGCTAATTTTGGAATTTCTCAGCAAGGTGCAGTTTTTAACGATTTATTTCAAGACTATAATCAACAACAAAATGTATCATTATCTCTAGGAATACCTATTTTAGATTGGGGTGTTTCTAAATCTAAAAGAAAATTAGTAGAAGCAAATAAAGATTTAGTAAACACAAATATTGAGCAAGACGAACAAGAATTTGAACAAGAAATTTATCTTCATGTTTTAAATTGGCAAAATCAGCGTAACTTTTTAGAAACAGCAAAAAAGGCGCAAGAAATTGCTGTAAGAAGATATGAAATTACTAAAAAAAGGTTTGTTCTTGGTAAAATTACAATTACAGATTTAAATATAGCATTACAAGAAAAAGACAGTTCTGTATTACAATATTTAAATTCTTTAGAAAAATTTTGGATAGATTACTTCACTTTACGAAGATTAACTTTGTATGATTTTATAAAAAATAAAAAAATTGAAGTTGAAGATATAGTTTATAATTAA
- a CDS encoding ABC transporter permease — translation MIISKILLEKLISNFTEAFWFIKTNKVRTFLTALGIIFGVASVITMLAIGNGAEKEILSQLELVGVNNIVVTPIPDEKKENENDNEDESSKTENKRFSKGLDILDAESIQKNIPSVKIVSPEIILNTYVINNGRQLPVKLVGITPNFLESTNIELEKGKSFSKYQIKNALPVCIVGKKVEKKLFTGESALGKHIKVKDVWLQIIGVIEEKLISDKAQENLGIRDLNEDIYIPTNTFLVRYKDRKIIVDDVNVRNTNQNGPKKKNLRGNYHQIDKLTIQVTNSNELKATAEVLSKMLKRRHNDVLDFEITIPIQLLKQQQKTKQIFNIVLSIIAGISLLIGGIGIMNIMLASVLERTKEIGIIRALGATEEDVVLQFLSESVLISVGGGIVGIILGIIGAYVIEAFSGIETVLSLTSIFASFFIAVMVGLTFGIFPAKAAAKKRPIEALRSE, via the coding sequence ATGATTATAAGCAAAATACTTTTAGAAAAATTAATCTCTAATTTTACAGAAGCTTTCTGGTTTATTAAAACAAATAAAGTTAGAACCTTCTTAACAGCATTAGGTATTATTTTTGGTGTTGCATCTGTAATTACAATGCTAGCAATTGGTAACGGAGCAGAAAAAGAAATATTATCTCAATTAGAATTAGTTGGTGTAAATAACATTGTGGTAACACCAATACCTGATGAAAAAAAAGAGAATGAAAATGATAATGAAGATGAAAGTAGTAAAACAGAAAATAAAAGATTTTCTAAAGGATTAGATATCTTAGATGCAGAAAGTATTCAAAAAAATATTCCTAGTGTAAAGATTGTTAGTCCAGAAATAATACTAAACACGTATGTTATTAATAACGGAAGACAACTGCCTGTTAAACTTGTGGGAATTACACCTAACTTTTTAGAATCAACAAATATTGAATTAGAAAAAGGAAAATCATTCTCTAAATATCAAATTAAAAATGCTTTACCTGTTTGTATCGTTGGTAAAAAAGTTGAAAAAAAACTATTTACAGGAGAAAGTGCTTTAGGCAAACATATAAAAGTTAAAGATGTTTGGTTGCAAATAATTGGCGTAATAGAAGAAAAATTAATTTCTGATAAAGCTCAAGAAAATTTAGGCATAAGAGATTTAAACGAAGATATTTACATACCTACAAATACATTTTTGGTTAGATATAAAGATCGAAAAATAATTGTTGATGATGTTAATGTTAGAAACACAAATCAAAACGGACCAAAAAAGAAAAACTTAAGAGGTAATTATCATCAAATTGATAAATTAACTATTCAGGTTACAAATTCGAATGAATTAAAAGCTACTGCAGAAGTTTTGAGTAAAATGCTTAAACGAAGACATAATGATGTTTTAGATTTTGAAATTACGATACCAATTCAACTTTTAAAACAACAACAAAAAACAAAACAAATTTTCAATATTGTATTAAGCATAATTGCAGGAATATCACTACTTATTGGTGGTATAGGAATTATGAATATTATGCTTGCATCCGTATTAGAGAGAACCAAAGAAATAGGAATAATTCGTGCTCTTGGCGCAACTGAAGAAGATGTTGTTTTACAATTTTTATCAGAGTCTGTTCTTATTAGTGTTGGCGGAGGAATTGTTGGAATTATTTTAGGCATTATTGGAGCCTATGTTATTGAAGCTTTTTCTGGTATAGAAACAGTATTATCTTTAACATCAATTTTCGCTTCCTTTTTTATTGCTGTGATGGTTGGCCTAACTTTTGGAATATTTCCTGCAAAAGCAGCAGCAAAAAAAAGACCTATTGAAGCATTAAGATCAGAATAA
- the trmD gene encoding tRNA (guanosine(37)-N1)-methyltransferase TrmD, translated as MRIDIISVAPNLLESPFNHSIIKRAQDKGLAEIVIHDLRQYGLGNYKQIDDTQFGGGAGMVMMIEPIASCIKKLQSERNYDEVIYMTPDAKTLNQSTANTLSLKENILILTGHYKGVDQRIRDKYITKEISIGDYVLTGGELAAAVLVDAVVRLIPGVIGDEQSALTDSFQDNLLSPPVYTRPAEFEGMKVPAVLLSGNFPKIDDWRSDQAYKRTQQIRPDLLEDE; from the coding sequence ATGCGAATAGATATTATTTCAGTAGCGCCAAATTTATTAGAAAGTCCTTTTAATCATTCTATTATAAAACGTGCGCAAGACAAAGGATTAGCAGAAATTGTAATTCACGATTTACGCCAATACGGTTTAGGCAATTACAAACAAATTGATGACACTCAGTTTGGTGGCGGCGCTGGCATGGTTATGATGATAGAACCTATTGCAAGTTGTATTAAAAAATTACAATCAGAAAGAAATTATGATGAAGTAATTTACATGACGCCAGATGCAAAAACTTTAAATCAATCTACCGCAAATACACTTTCTTTAAAAGAAAACATTTTAATTTTAACTGGTCATTATAAAGGTGTAGATCAAAGAATTCGCGATAAATATATTACCAAAGAAATTTCAATTGGAGATTATGTTTTAACAGGTGGCGAATTAGCTGCTGCAGTTTTAGTAGATGCTGTTGTTCGTTTAATTCCGGGTGTTATTGGGGATGAACAATCTGCGCTTACAGATTCTTTTCAAGATAATTTATTATCACCACCTGTGTATACAAGACCAGCAGAATTTGAAGGCATGAAAGTTCCGGCTGTTTTACTATCTGGTAATTTTCCAAAAATTGATGATTGGAGAAGCGATCAAGCTTATAAAAGAACACAGCAAATAAGACCAGATTTACTTGAAGATGAATAA
- a CDS encoding glycosyltransferase family 39 protein: MNKFLSYIKNNKAISWVLGFQIFRLILLPFMGLMPQDAYYYLYGQNLSLSYFDHPGMIGYILRIFTDVFGQSIFTIKFADFVITSLTILSFHKLASYFLSKKKLQRAFVLLASTIFISILSFNSTPDVPLLLFWTLSLICLYKAIFEGKKLFWILGGIAMGLAFDSKYTALLLQIGLIAFLFFSNKYRKLLISPWLWFSLLISAAVTFPVWYWNYQNEFASFAFQSSDRTSSISEFKFSTSYFFGAIGHQMFLLLPVLFLIFITFTYKYIKRALLKFKIPQAKTLFLLAFFIPTFVGFFSLTPIYWVKLNWMMPSYITGIILAGMFINKKLLKIQVIFSIVFHVLFSLQIIFYLVPIKSDDTWVGWKELAIETTKLQEKYPNTFVFSEDNYKTSACLNFFMDDKVYAQNIIGLPALHFDFLGDDLSTLKNKNAIFIDSDKRFKDHKLKGEINPLLSEYFENVTELAPIIIKINNKESRKFWVFYCTNYQHKK, translated from the coding sequence ATGAATAAGTTTTTATCATATATAAAAAACAATAAAGCCATTTCTTGGGTTTTAGGATTTCAAATTTTTCGTTTGATTTTACTCCCATTTATGGGATTAATGCCACAAGATGCCTATTATTATTTATACGGTCAAAATTTATCTTTATCGTATTTTGATCATCCTGGAATGATTGGCTACATTTTAAGAATCTTTACAGATGTTTTTGGGCAATCAATTTTTACCATAAAATTTGCCGACTTTGTAATTACCTCTTTAACCATTTTAAGTTTTCACAAATTAGCGTCTTACTTTTTATCCAAAAAAAAATTACAACGCGCTTTTGTTTTATTAGCTTCTACAATATTTATTTCCATTTTATCTTTTAATTCTACTCCTGATGTTCCACTTTTATTATTCTGGACATTGAGTTTAATCTGTTTATACAAAGCAATTTTTGAAGGTAAAAAGTTGTTTTGGATTTTAGGCGGAATTGCAATGGGTTTAGCTTTCGACAGCAAATACACCGCTTTATTATTACAAATAGGACTTATTGCATTTCTATTTTTTTCAAATAAATACAGAAAATTATTAATTTCTCCTTGGCTTTGGTTTTCCTTACTGATTTCTGCAGCAGTAACTTTTCCTGTTTGGTATTGGAATTATCAAAACGAGTTTGCATCTTTTGCTTTTCAATCATCAGATAGAACAAGTTCAATATCAGAATTTAAATTTTCTACATCCTATTTCTTTGGCGCAATTGGGCATCAAATGTTTTTATTATTGCCTGTTTTATTTCTGATATTTATTACGTTTACCTATAAATATATAAAAAGAGCTTTATTAAAATTTAAAATTCCGCAAGCAAAAACCTTATTCTTATTAGCATTTTTTATTCCAACTTTTGTTGGCTTCTTTAGCCTCACTCCTATTTATTGGGTAAAATTAAATTGGATGATGCCTTCGTATATTACAGGAATTATTTTAGCTGGAATGTTTATCAATAAGAAATTATTAAAAATTCAAGTTATCTTTTCAATTGTATTTCACGTGCTTTTTAGCTTGCAAATTATCTTTTATTTAGTTCCTATAAAAAGCGACGACACTTGGGTTGGATGGAAAGAATTAGCCATTGAAACTACTAAATTGCAAGAAAAATATCCAAACACATTTGTATTTTCTGAAGATAATTATAAAACATCAGCATGTTTAAACTTTTTTATGGATGATAAAGTTTACGCACAAAACATTATAGGTTTACCTGCTTTACATTTCGATTTTTTAGGTGATGATTTATCTACTTTAAAAAACAAAAACGCTATTTTTATTGATTCTGACAAACGTTTTAAAGATCACAAACTAAAAGGAGAAATAAATCCGTTATTAAGTGAATACTTTGAAAATGTTACAGAATTAGCACCTATTATTATAAAAATTAACAATAAAGAATCTCGTAAATTTTGGGTTTTCTATTGTACTAATTATCAGCACAAAAAATAA
- a CDS encoding energy transducer TonB yields the protein MKNYLLLFSLFSFLMSFSQSNESFDYETLSDPNPKNELSLYFKKEIPRKLLRKVRYLKDKNNILLSFNINKEDKPYNIKVSSYGSVDLDNEVKKAFKKYPLEKLNIENLDRKNSYLFQIISKKGSKNIFNCSSIIIIKTPPVCKACEDLDYFEDIENCLEIEFKKHFYNTFNFSIVTENETNIFFECTLNKNGSLSLKKTKKTIKYSDEIKRTIASFPLIETPGMLNNKLSKTSYRISIPYKKGEENIYKEPNLYPDSFSKPSTDNEFSKYLVQKLPEGITEKVNLNRLNNKLNLFFELDNKDKPFNIRTSARSNYIESAIIAAFKEYPIQKLNFTDKSPINSYILQIFSFDGSQSIINTNTVINYQKIPIFPGCENSESFQAAKKCFSKGVQMHFAKKFNADLPKQLGLSKGRKRVFIAFKIDKNGDVIDIKVRAPHIKIEEEVKRVMLQMPQIKPGFQSGKAVNIKYSIPFTLIVD from the coding sequence TTTTCATTTCTGATGAGTTTTTCGCAATCTAATGAAAGTTTTGATTACGAAACACTTTCTGATCCAAACCCAAAAAACGAATTATCGCTATATTTCAAAAAAGAAATCCCAAGAAAACTTTTAAGAAAAGTAAGATATTTAAAAGATAAAAATAACATTCTTCTTTCTTTTAACATCAATAAAGAAGACAAACCCTACAATATTAAAGTTTCTAGTTACGGTTCTGTAGATTTAGATAATGAAGTAAAAAAAGCATTTAAAAAATATCCTTTAGAAAAGTTAAACATAGAAAACTTAGATAGAAAAAATAGTTATTTATTTCAAATTATTTCTAAAAAAGGTTCTAAAAACATTTTTAATTGTAGCTCAATAATAATTATTAAAACGCCTCCTGTTTGCAAAGCTTGTGAAGATTTAGATTATTTTGAAGACATAGAAAATTGTTTAGAAATAGAATTTAAAAAACATTTTTACAACACTTTTAATTTTTCTATTGTTACCGAAAATGAAACCAATATTTTCTTTGAATGTACTTTAAATAAAAATGGTAGTTTATCACTAAAGAAAACAAAAAAAACCATAAAATATAGTGATGAAATTAAAAGAACAATTGCATCTTTTCCTCTAATTGAAACACCTGGAATGCTTAATAACAAATTAAGCAAGACTTCTTATAGAATTTCAATTCCTTATAAAAAAGGCGAAGAAAATATCTACAAAGAACCTAATCTTTATCCAGATTCTTTTTCTAAACCATCTACAGATAATGAATTTTCAAAATATTTAGTTCAAAAATTACCAGAAGGAATTACAGAAAAAGTAAATTTAAACAGATTAAATAATAAATTAAATCTATTTTTTGAACTTGATAATAAAGATAAACCTTTTAATATAAGAACATCAGCAAGATCAAATTATATAGAATCAGCAATAATTGCAGCTTTTAAAGAATATCCTATTCAAAAATTAAATTTTACTGATAAAAGCCCCATTAATAGTTACATTCTACAAATTTTTTCTTTTGATGGAAGTCAATCAATCATAAACACAAATACGGTAATTAATTATCAAAAGATTCCAATTTTCCCTGGATGCGAAAATTCTGAAAGTTTTCAAGCAGCAAAAAAATGTTTTAGCAAAGGTGTTCAAATGCATTTTGCTAAAAAATTTAATGCCGATTTACCAAAACAACTAGGTTTATCAAAAGGAAGAAAAAGAGTTTTTATTGCTTTTAAAATAGATAAAAACGGAGATGTTATAGATATAAAAGTTAGAGCTCCTCATATAAAAATTGAAGAAGAAGTAAAAAGAGTTATGCTACAAATGCCACAAATAAAACCAGGATTTCAATCTGGCAAAGCTGTAAACATTAAATATAGTATCCCATTTACACTTATTGTAGATTAA
- the rplS gene encoding 50S ribosomal protein L19, translated as MEALIKFVQDEFVTKKEFAEFAAGDTITVFYEIKEGEKVRTQFFRGVVIQKKGTGLSETFTIRKMSGTVGVERIFPVNLPSIQKIEVNKRGKVRRARIFYFRGLTGKKARITEKRR; from the coding sequence ATGGAAGCTTTAATTAAATTTGTTCAAGACGAATTTGTAACAAAAAAAGAATTTGCAGAATTTGCTGCTGGAGACACAATTACTGTGTTTTATGAAATTAAAGAAGGTGAAAAAGTAAGAACTCAGTTTTTTAGAGGAGTTGTTATACAGAAAAAAGGTACAGGCCTTTCAGAAACTTTTACAATTAGAAAAATGTCTGGAACTGTAGGTGTTGAAAGAATTTTTCCTGTAAACTTACCTTCTATTCAAAAAATTGAAGTTAATAAAAGAGGTAAAGTACGTAGAGCTCGTATTTTCTACTTTAGAGGTCTTACTGGTAAAAAAGCTAGAATTACTGAAAAAAGAAGATAA